AGTGCCCAAAATACGACGTCAAATCCTGAGAGCCCCTGTTCAATCTCGGAAAGCTCATTCGCCCCGAGCTGAGACATAGACTCTAATCTACGGGGATTGGTATCGTAGACCCATACGGAAACCCCTGCACGGACAAGCCCCTCTACCACCGCTCCTCCAAGAGCTCCTGCACCTATTACAGATACTTTATTTAAAACCATACGAAACACCTCTAATCCTTAACAGTGGGAAGGTTAAGCCTTCTCCACTCGAACATCCCCAAAGCGGACGCAACACTGGCGTTTAGGGAGCCAGTCTCTCCTACCATAGGGATTTTGCGAAGATCATCGCACCTTTCGGAGACCAACCTTGAAATTCCCTCTCCCTCCGAGCCAACGACTAAAGCCAGCCTATCGGGCAAGGGGGAATCCCAGATATCCCTTTCCGATCTATGATCTAGGCCGACCACCCAGTACCCCCTCTTTTTGAGATCCTCCAGTGCCCTGACCAGATTGACTACCTCGAAAAGAGGAAGCCTGAAGATAGCTCCTGCGCTGGTCTTTATGACCGTTCCGGTTATCCCTACCGATCTCCTTCCAGGAAAGACTATTCCATCAGCACCGGCTACCTCGGCGGTCCTGATGATAGCCCCAAAGTTATGGGGATCTTTCAGGTGATCCATGATCAAAAGGAGAGACGGTCCCTCTTTATCCGGTAGATCGGATAGATCAAGAGGACGGGGCATCTCTATCTCCGCGACGACCCCTTGGTGCTTTTCTCCTCCTGTAAGATCGTCTAGGTGGGACCCCCCGGCCTCCACAACCTCTATGGCGTTAGGCCCGGCAAGACCTAAAATTTCGTCCCGAAAGGATCTCTGAGACCCTGTGGCCATGTATATCTTATGACAGGCCTCTGGAGCGGTCTCAAGCATGGATATCACGCCATTACGGCCCCAACACAGGTTATCCTTGCTGTCCCCTTTCCCGCCTTTACCTCTCCGTTCCTCCCGTTTCAACAGAAGACACCTCCTAAAAATCGTCTCTGTGACCTTTTATAAAACCACAGGTATACCCATCCCTTTTTTCCGCCATCTCATCCACCGTTCCACAGGCCACCAGCTTCCCTCCACCGACTCCTCCTTCAGGGCCGAGGTCGACTACGTAGTCGGAGGAACATATAACGTCCAGATTATGCTCTATAACCACCACGGTGTTACCCTGTGAGACCAGACGTCGAAGTATCTTGGTCAACTTTACCACATCGGTATAGAAGAGGCCTGTAGTAGGCTCATCGAGAAGGTAAAGAGTACCCTTCCCCGTCCTTTTGCCAAGCTCTTTAGCCAGCTTGACCCTCTGGGCCTCTCCGCCGCTCAGTGTCAGTGCTGACTGACCAAGGCTTATATATCCTAACCCTGCCTCCTGGATAAAGGCTAGCCTGGAGTGTATAGAGGGGATCTCGCTGAAAAGCTCCACCCCCTGGTCCACCGTCATCTCCAGTACATCGGCGATAGAACGACCTCGGTAAGTAACCTCCAGAGTCTCTCGGTTATACCTCTTTCCTCCACAGACCTCGCACTGGACATAAACGTCGGGCATAAAAAGCATGGATACCTTTTGCTCTCCTGCACCTCCGCAGGACTCACAACGGCCGCCTCTGACGTTAAAACTGAAACGGCCAGGGGCAAATCCTCTTATTTTAGCCTCGGGCAGCTGGGAGAAGAAGTCCCTTATATAGGTAAAGACTCCGGTGTAGGTCGCCGGATTGGACCTTGGCGTCCTGCCTATAGGACTTTGATCCACCATAACCACCTTTTTAACATCCTCCCAGCCGGTAATATCCCTATGGGTCCCCGGCCTTAAGCGGTAGGACTGGTCCATCCTCCTCATTATCCCCCTGTAAAGGACATCGTATAAAAAGGTGCTCTTACCGGATCCTGATACCCCTGTGAGACACACAAAAGCCCCTATAGGGATCGATATATCCAGATCCTTAAGGTTATTCTCCGACGCCCCTAGGACAGAAAGCCATTTATCCCCTAAAGGCACAGAGCCCTCCCTGTACATACCGGAGACCTGCCCTGTAAGGTAAGGTCCTGTCTTGCCAGTAGAACCGTCAAAATCGTCACGATATCCCTCTCTGACGACCGTTCCTCCTAGCTCCCCGGCCTCCGGGCCCATCTCCACCAGATAATCCGCCGAATCCATAACATCCCGATCGTGCTCTACTACTATGACCGTATTGCCCTGATCCCTTATCTCCATTAACGTATCGATCAGCCTGTGGGTGTCTCTTGGGTGAAGACCTATCGTCGGCTCGTCGAGGACGTACAGCACACCGGTAAGCTTGGAGCCTATCTGAGTGGCTAGCCTGATCCTCTGGCTCTCCCCTCCGCTCAAGGTATCCGCCCTCCGGTTCAGGGATAGATACCCAGCACCGACCTGGCTCAGAAAGCCAACCCTTTTTTTGAGCTCTACTATTACCTGTCCAACAATGGAGATATCCCTGTCTCCGAGCTCTATGGACTCAAGCCCCGAAAGAAGTTCGTCTATAGCCATAGACACCAGGTCCCCGATACTCCACTTACCGACGAACACGC
The uncultured Dethiosulfovibrio sp. genome window above contains:
- the rlmB gene encoding 23S rRNA (guanosine(2251)-2'-O)-methyltransferase RlmB; the encoded protein is MKREERRGKGGKGDSKDNLCWGRNGVISMLETAPEACHKIYMATGSQRSFRDEILGLAGPNAIEVVEAGGSHLDDLTGGEKHQGVVAEIEMPRPLDLSDLPDKEGPSLLLIMDHLKDPHNFGAIIRTAEVAGADGIVFPGRRSVGITGTVIKTSAGAIFRLPLFEVVNLVRALEDLKKRGYWVVGLDHRSERDIWDSPLPDRLALVVGSEGEGISRLVSERCDDLRKIPMVGETGSLNASVASALGMFEWRRLNLPTVKD
- the uvrA gene encoding excinuclease ABC subunit UvrA, producing the protein MSQVIRIVGAREHNLKGVNVTIPKNTLTVVTGPSGSGKSSLAFDTLYAEGQRRYVESLSAYARQFLGVQKKPDVDDIDGLSPAISIEQKGVSHNPRSTVGTVTEIYDHLRLIFARIGVPRCPSCGSALHRHSVDEMVDMVYRDHRDLKLEVMAPVAKGKKGGFKNLFIDLRRKGFLRVRVDGEVYWLEEDLDLDKKRPHNIDVVVDRLKVSEGKEGRLAEAIQICLDLTEGFVLLEPEGKPSVRLTERYVCPDCGVSFPDLEPKLFSFNSPSGACPECSGIGSHRSFSEDLAVIPDQGLLNGALLPWKKNHYMLRRLVALFESLGLETDRPYGELSAEEKSLVLFGSEDKIRLSFERGGVESEYMGRYEGLIPWLDRRWRDSDSEAVQEELALFLSDDICQSCSGLRLKPEALSVFVGKWSIGDLVSMAIDELLSGLESIELGDRDISIVGQVIVELKKRVGFLSQVGAGYLSLNRRADTLSGGESQRIRLATQIGSKLTGVLYVLDEPTIGLHPRDTHRLIDTLMEIRDQGNTVIVVEHDRDVMDSADYLVEMGPEAGELGGTVVREGYRDDFDGSTGKTGPYLTGQVSGMYREGSVPLGDKWLSVLGASENNLKDLDISIPIGAFVCLTGVSGSGKSTFLYDVLYRGIMRRMDQSYRLRPGTHRDITGWEDVKKVVMVDQSPIGRTPRSNPATYTGVFTYIRDFFSQLPEAKIRGFAPGRFSFNVRGGRCESCGGAGEQKVSMLFMPDVYVQCEVCGGKRYNRETLEVTYRGRSIADVLEMTVDQGVELFSEIPSIHSRLAFIQEAGLGYISLGQSALTLSGGEAQRVKLAKELGKRTGKGTLYLLDEPTTGLFYTDVVKLTKILRRLVSQGNTVVVIEHNLDVICSSDYVVDLGPEGGVGGGKLVACGTVDEMAEKRDGYTCGFIKGHRDDF